TCAACAACAGTGGGAACACTACCGATAAGAGTGTTGATATTTATGAACTTGAATCGATATGGAAACGAGTAAATTATTCCTTTGATAGATGGAATGACTATTTGACCAACTTGACCAattatgatgaaattatcaaGTACAATGACGATGTTTTACGTCGATATGATTCTATGGgatttatattttctaATGAGAGCTTAAACCAAGTATTGTTTTTGGGTGCCAATAATAGTGACGAAAGGCAACTTGAAAATCCACCATCACCAATAAAACGTCGAGAAGTAAACAATGATATAAAGAATAAGCTTTTGCGcttgattgaattaaattGTGATTCGATAAATATGGAGAAAATCATGAAATTATCCATAAACTTGGAACCAGAACTTCCTGAAGCATATTTGGATGCAACCACTTCCATTTCCGTTGCCCCTTCAACACTGCAAGAATCaacattattgaaaagCAATATTAATAGATCTAATTTGTCtgtcaattcaattgattcatcaGGTTCTCTGAATGAGACTCCATTGAGTGAATCTAACCCTGCTTCTCGAATTCCTAGTTTtaataacaaatttttcaaaattgatttgggCAAATATGATGAGTTGATGAAATCAGGTGATAAAAAGGACTCACCACCATTAGATCCATCTGTGAACAAACacaattttgttattgaCAATGAATTGACGTTTagaattgatgattttataTCTGAATTAGATAATAGCTCTACTAGTTCTGTtactggtggtggtgctgTTGGAGCCGGTGGTGGATATGACGATTTTGCCGGAGGggatgacgatgatgatgttcCAGGATTGGgtattgatgttgatgatattttgaattctgATAAATTCACAAACTTTCTGATGTCACCAAAAGCtaataattccaaatcTAATAAAAGGAAATTAAGCATGGATGGAagtatgaaaaaaatttacaaattcATCCCTAAATATGCTACCGTTGACAGGTTGATTgacttgttgttgcttgATTCCAAATATTTCCACCGTGATGTCCACCTTGATTTAACTGAATAtagatttgtttttttattaaactACAATTCATTTATGACAACAAAggaattattagataaattAGCTCACAGGTTTATAAATTCAGGAAACGCGGTGATATCGGttatgaaaaagaattatttactcaaaaaattgaatcatgAATCGGACAAGACGAAAATGGAACCAAATTTTAACCAAGGAAACCCACAATTGGCTATGAATTTCCCAAACTGGAATTTGGATACTGCAGTAGATTTGAATGAGTTGGGAGACGTTGACTATGAATTGTTACTCAAGATCCAGATCAATATATTAAAAGTGttgattgttttgataaataatttttactccaatttttctttggatTTGGCCAACAAGAAcatattaatcaaattacTCAAATTGTTCagtaatgaaattttacaGTGGTacaattcaaacaaaatcGATAATACTTTGGAGAAATCATTTGAGAGTTTGGTAACttattataaaaaattgaagaaattgtttgTGAAAAAAACTTATCGACCAGTTGAAGTGCtgaaatttgatgaatatttgatttcagAATTTAGATTCAACAATTCACTTCACGAAGTGCCCATGAATAGAAATTTGCCAAGTCATAGAAATGTtcataaaattgaaaagtttttgtataaattcaacaaattattaGCTGTGTTTTACAAGGGAATAAAAACTGAAGATTGGGTTAGGGTATACAAGATTTTGGAAAACtcatttgaaaagaatGCCTTGTTAGATTTCAGTTTACAAAAACCTACAGTACTGGatgatcaattaataatttccaatatattcaatttttttgaatcttTAGTCATTCCAGATGAACgtcaattgttgttgaaaaaattccCACTTGTTTTCCGTAAATTGTTCAAAGTGTactttaaattcaaaagttATTTGTTGGTGCAATTGACTGATTTGAACATAACCACTGATGAAAGATTAGATAGAATGAAAacattattgataatggCTGAAGTATcgaaattaaaaatgagtgataatcaatttatttttgaagGTAGTGGTAATATTCCATCATGTATTGAGACAGCAATTATTAATGTGATTTATTCCCCCGAGAGTCGTAAATTTTCGAATTTATGGGTAAGGGCAGCTCAAACATTAACCCATCGTGAAGGGAATTTTGATAGCGTTGAACTGTTATTGCCACCAAATATCACTATCAATGATTTACAATCGACTGAGCCATTATTGCCATGTTTTGGATGGATCATTgagaatttgattgaaactGATAAATGTCCTTCCTATtttaaaaatcaaatcaattttaacaagagatatttgatttataagTTGATTAGGGAATTAAGTGTGGAAGATTTTGAAGGTGAATCGGGTTCTAATGATTTCACTTTTAATGAATCTCGTGAGTTTGActttttattgaaattggatGAATCATTAgtgaatcaacaaaatcttAGAGAATTTTCTCCTGTTGACAAAGCTGAAATTTTCCAAAGAATTATGAAAGatcaacatcaaattttagttgttgataatcaaaagaaacatATTAGAGATTCTAAAAGACTCATTAAGGGTACAAACAATTTATCTATTCGTTCTGCCACCAATAGCAGTTTCAGTAATGTTCATAGTGGAATTAGTGCCAGCACTAGCAACACTACCACTGCTGCCGGCAAtaccaataacaataacaataacaataacaacaacttcaacaacaacaacaataataatgcaTTAAGTGGAATGCACAATTTGACGAGAAAAACATCAAATACATCTTTGAAACGTCAATCATTATCATACAAATCAAGCTCATCATCTAGATTCAAAATAAGTGGATTATTTACCAAATCAAGGCCATTTTCTTTAACTGGAAACACATCCACTCCAGAAAGAGTTGttaatattgaagaattaccAAATCCAGAAGATTCGATCGAACCAAAGCAAAAGCCAGTTGTTGTGATACCTTTAAAAAACAGAAAGATTTTCCCTGTATACCTTATGCCATTGtgttttaaaattgattctgAAACAACTAAtgatcattattttttccaAGCTACAAATGACACTGACTTGAATGAATggttaattaaattaaattacgCTAATAGACATTGGTTTTATTCACGTATTCTTAACAACAAAACTACAAACAATAATCTTGTCTTTGGCGTTCCaattagttttatttgtGTTAGAGAATTATCTGTTGTTCCGAAATTTTTGGAAGCCATAttccaagaaattgaatccGAAGGAATCAAAGATGTTGGTATTTATCGTATCAGTTCTTCCATTAGTGAGTTGACTAGTATTAAACAAACGATTGATAGAACAGGTactatcaatttcaatgatCGGGGATATGATACTCATGCTTTGACCAGTATTGTCAAATCCTATTTCCGTGAATTACCAGATTCATTAATAACTGATGATGCTATTAGTCAATTTTATGAATTGAAGTTggaacaagaaaataaaaaccaAACCCCAGATCGTGATg
The Candida albicans SC5314 chromosome 7, complete sequence genome window above contains:
- the BEM2 gene encoding Bem2p (Putative Rho1p GTPase activating protein (GAP); serum-induced transcript; Spider biofilm induced; flow model biofilm repressed); this encodes MRKIWNRKDKDKRKSVSHDTNSPNIYSNHHFDSNEHLPTQSHQQGSDQYSDHNQNHNHNHHRNHQHQHHHLVHTESHEDTTSFDYEDMASIHEQPYSLSDKQSTTNTSTLSSTTAASTLATSNNTQPHTYTSTSTSIRGVGATGNSGSGGGGGTTKKLNSPQFQSSVAPNVKLNSLIKHDHDTTVGKHSWVNGVFNGTEINENNLKLYRAELKGSHLYLYKAPTNLNVKKFRLQEPPIPKEVEAMMKNNNDSSSSIHNFNNSSTSLANSNSINENVVSDPPQHNNDNATIETNASTLIDTKPLDVSQISSPIVQNTPTAHPPPLGMRKNSTIETTTIPVNRNVFHTPYSSSIPNTPVTAPPTLPITSSIDISEHNITYYKVEVPHPDLLYDFDTHRFSAPFFKDGKNSLEAIFHFLLFNQDPLDTRTINTIVDVLPILPDFGKIMKFFSLYVHTIFEKKFEGMTNLELVVSRVLQVLQNLEEHFDGFLLKSDIAPYILKVLEMINHYNIEDITIFKNKMLQKQQVLIDLLNNDNLPLNVQPFQDLNSTVFMKEINLIDFAYTISEIDLKFFSNWNSNIDKSLLLYSSISDDTNRDFFYKKNPLIFNNDYHIHYLSRLLVNHLFVENSSMNMSSANLENKARLLEKWIDLGCLLDKSGNMSSWLGISSVILSQPVLRLTKIWSLVAPDYIRLLKSDWSPVLFELDRRYLVNESTIDHGKSTHLGGNEESRDLSTKDSYHIMAPRGLGKIYPKERVIPFFGDLVINNSGNTTDKSVDIYELESIWKRVNYSFDRWNDYLTNLTNYDEIIKYNDDVLRRYDSMGFIFSNESLNQVLFLGANNSDERQLENPPSPIKRREVNNDIKNKLLRLIELNCDSINMEKIMKLSINLEPELPEAYLDATTSISVAPSTSQESTLLKSNINRSNLSVNSIDSSGSSNETPLSESNPASRIPSFNNKFFKIDLGKYDELMKSGDKKDSPPLDPSVNKHNFVIDNELTFRIDDFISELDNSSTSSVTGGGAVGAGGGYDDFAGGDDDDDVPGLGIDVDDILNSDKFTNFSMSPKANNSKSNKRKLSMDGSMKKIYKFIPKYATVDRLIDLLLLDSKYFHRDVHLDLTEYRFVFLLNYNSFMTTKELLDKLAHRFINSGNAVISVMKKNYLLKKLNHESDKTKMEPNFNQGNPQLAMNFPNWNLDTAVDLNELGDVDYELLLKIQINILKVLIVLINNFYSNFSLDLANKNILIKLLKLFSNEILQWYNSNKIDNTLEKSFESLVTYYKKLKKLFVKKTYRPVEVSKFDEYLISEFRFNNSLHEVPMNRNLPSHRNVHKIEKFLYKFNKLLAVFYKGIKTEDWVRVYKILENSFEKNALLDFSLQKPTVSDDQLIISNIFNFFESLVIPDERQLLLKKFPLVFRKLFKVYFKFKSYLLVQLTDLNITTDERLDRMKTLLIMAEVSKLKMSDNQFIFEGSGNIPSCIETAIINVIYSPESRKFSNLWVRAAQTLTHREGNFDSVESLLPPNITINDLQSTEPLLPCFGWIIENLIETDKCPSYFKNQINFNKRYLIYKLIRELSVEDFEGESGSNDFTFNESREFDFLLKLDESLVNQQNLREFSPVDKAEIFQRIMKDQHQILVVDNQKKHIRDSKRLIKGTNNLSIRSATNSSFSNVHSGISASTSNTTTAAGNTNNNNNNNNNNFNNNNNNNALSGMHNLTRKTSNTSLKRQSLSYKSSSSSRFKISGLFTKSRPFSLTGNTSTPERVVNIEELPNPEDSIEPKQKPVVVIPLKNRKIFPVYLMPLCFKIDSETTNDHYFFQATNDTDLNEWLIKLNYANRHWFYSRILNNKTTNNNLVFGVPISFICVRELSVVPKFLEAIFQEIESEGIKDVGIYRISSSISELTSIKQTIDRTGTINFNDRGYDTHALTSIVKSYFRELPDSLITDDAISQFYELKLEQENKNQTPDRDAFDLNAYQKILHSLPVVNFNTLKILVKHLNKISEHKEVNKMTPSNIATVIGPALTESSNLDILINNFGFMNLVLEKLINNYHEVFDDREDEKKDIESDLNHAQGQNSETEIESQQQEQQQNHQYEQEPEHEHHIQIQVKPECEPQREPQREQEREHERQHERQHERQHERQHERQHELEREQENKHEQKQKQEYDFGIKHQHEHVDVKVDSKLGERQYQQQQQSGLGQDNNNTPRKNNVIQSGVDPNDDGVHHLTKVVSDDTTRTDKTVTKPNQNFIGQGFGKEEELKVQF